From a single Herbiconiux sp. SALV-R1 genomic region:
- a CDS encoding carbohydrate ABC transporter permease produces MSTEALARVGSRTRRRRTATQAAVIIVLSVIAGVGLFPYLFMLGTSFKSNEQFYDNFWGISFPLQFDNYAVAWNQVNPYLVTSLIVAAASTVGTIALAATSAYVIARYRFLGRNLLFVFVLVLMMIPNVASIIPLFVLVRDMGILNTYWVLIIPQIAGGLVLAIILMKTFFEGVPQELFDAARIDGASGPRLFFSIMLPLSYPIIGTVALMTVISVWNEFFWPLLTITENSLRTIPVGLSFFQGQNATQWGPLFAGYAISSIPLLLLFTFLSKWFLAGIQGGIAGTSK; encoded by the coding sequence ATGTCGACTGAAGCCCTCGCCCGGGTCGGGAGCCGCACCCGGCGCCGTCGCACGGCCACGCAGGCCGCCGTCATCATCGTGCTGAGCGTCATCGCCGGGGTCGGGCTGTTCCCGTACCTCTTCATGCTCGGCACCTCGTTCAAGTCGAACGAGCAGTTCTACGACAACTTCTGGGGCATCAGCTTCCCGCTGCAGTTCGACAACTACGCCGTCGCCTGGAACCAGGTGAACCCCTACCTCGTCACCTCGCTCATCGTCGCCGCGGCCTCGACCGTGGGCACCATCGCATTGGCGGCGACGAGCGCCTACGTCATCGCCCGCTACCGCTTCCTGGGGCGCAACCTGCTGTTCGTCTTCGTGCTCGTGCTCATGATGATCCCGAACGTGGCGAGCATCATCCCGTTGTTCGTGCTGGTGCGCGACATGGGCATCCTCAACACCTACTGGGTGCTCATCATCCCGCAGATCGCCGGCGGCCTGGTGCTCGCCATCATCCTCATGAAGACCTTCTTCGAAGGGGTGCCGCAGGAGCTCTTCGACGCGGCTCGCATCGACGGCGCCTCCGGTCCCCGACTGTTCTTCTCGATCATGCTGCCCCTGTCGTACCCCATCATCGGCACAGTGGCGCTGATGACGGTGATCTCGGTGTGGAACGAGTTCTTCTGGCCGTTGCTCACCATCACCGAGAACTCGCTGCGCACCATCCCCGTCGGGCTGTCGTTCTTCCAGGGGCAGAACGCGACGCAGTGGGGCCCGCTGTTCGCGGGCTACGCCATCTCGAGCATCCCGTTGCTGCTGCTGTTCACCTTCTTGTCGAAGTGGTTCCTCGCGGGCATCCAGGGCGGCATCGCCGGGACGTCGAAGTGA
- a CDS encoding substrate-binding domain-containing protein: MAKLPMYQQIKKDLLKRIAQGDYDPELPFTTQRELCDRYGVSMLTAARALSELQQAGVLTSSRGRGTFVAAHRPIDPALSEGARPATVTCIIPALTSGDVMDVVRGIERTAAARGFTTTIVSTDGSWDKQREALRRAANSSAVILYPVDGPGDVESVQNLRSAGIPVVFIDRYWHELPCAAVVIDNHDIGYQLASRMIGRGFERIGALWVETDCTSVRDRQAGHIRALKEHELEIDLDRMAMLDYLSQSTDVRQEILTAAVAAGSTPPAFICANGFVLEQAMSDALELGLRIPEDIDFAGTDRKVGTASSIPALTAVTAILPQGLLGDTAARIACDAALEGRLPPSSHTILSAEFQERESSSLRLRLVRSGQG; this comes from the coding sequence GTGGCCAAGCTCCCCATGTACCAGCAGATCAAGAAGGATCTGCTGAAGCGCATCGCGCAGGGCGACTACGATCCGGAGCTTCCGTTCACCACCCAGCGCGAGCTGTGCGACCGCTACGGCGTGAGCATGCTCACCGCCGCTCGCGCCCTCAGTGAGCTGCAGCAGGCCGGGGTGCTGACGAGCTCGCGCGGCCGCGGCACCTTCGTCGCGGCGCACCGCCCGATCGACCCGGCGCTCAGCGAGGGCGCCCGGCCGGCGACCGTGACCTGCATCATCCCCGCCCTCACCAGCGGCGACGTGATGGATGTGGTCCGCGGCATCGAGCGCACGGCGGCCGCCCGGGGTTTCACCACGACGATCGTCAGCACCGACGGGTCGTGGGACAAGCAGCGCGAGGCGCTGCGGCGCGCGGCGAACTCGTCGGCGGTCATCCTGTACCCCGTCGACGGGCCGGGTGACGTCGAGTCGGTGCAAAACCTCCGGAGCGCCGGCATCCCCGTGGTGTTCATCGACCGCTACTGGCACGAGCTCCCCTGCGCCGCGGTCGTCATCGACAACCACGACATCGGCTATCAGCTGGCCTCGCGCATGATCGGCCGGGGCTTCGAGCGCATCGGCGCGCTCTGGGTCGAGACCGACTGCACCAGCGTGCGTGATCGCCAGGCTGGTCACATCCGCGCGCTCAAGGAGCACGAGCTCGAGATCGACCTCGACCGCATGGCCATGCTCGACTACCTGAGCCAGTCCACCGACGTGCGTCAGGAGATCCTCACCGCCGCGGTCGCCGCCGGCAGCACCCCGCCCGCGTTCATCTGCGCCAACGGCTTCGTGCTCGAGCAGGCGATGAGCGACGCCCTCGAGCTCGGGCTGCGCATCCCCGAAGACATCGACTTCGCGGGCACCGACCGCAAGGTGGGGACGGCCTCGTCGATCCCGGCGCTCACGGCCGTGACGGCCATCCTGCCGCAGGGGCTGCTGGGCGACACGGCGGCGCGCATCGCCTGCGACGCGGCGCTCGAGGGGCGCCTTCCCCCGTCGTCGCACACCATCCTGAGTGCGGAGTTCCAGGAGCGCGAGAGCTCGTCGTTGCGGCTGCGCCTGGTGCGGTCGGGCCAGGGGTGA
- a CDS encoding RraA family protein, which translates to MNNPYDYALPVQELIDRYRQLYSGAVYDVLEGLGFPHQALAVDVKPVVPSWVLAGPAFTIKGIPDPTGDEKLRARRIELFAAMKETGVPLVDVRDCSFDEQAAHYGEMNATVGASCGVIGAVVDGGSRDTRFLIERDFPIFCRYLTPVEALRRWSYYDWQTTVALRGALTATVTVSPGDFVFGDIDGVVIVPRDVVVEVLERTEALITEENETRGEFESGADPVQVYRKHGRL; encoded by the coding sequence ATGAACAACCCCTACGACTACGCCCTGCCCGTGCAGGAGCTCATCGATCGCTATCGGCAGCTCTACTCCGGCGCGGTCTATGACGTGCTCGAAGGGCTGGGCTTCCCTCATCAGGCACTCGCCGTCGACGTGAAGCCGGTCGTCCCGTCCTGGGTGCTGGCCGGGCCCGCCTTCACCATCAAGGGCATCCCCGACCCCACCGGAGACGAGAAGCTGAGGGCGCGTCGCATCGAGCTCTTCGCCGCCATGAAGGAGACCGGCGTGCCGCTCGTCGACGTGCGCGACTGCAGCTTCGACGAGCAGGCGGCCCACTACGGCGAGATGAACGCCACGGTGGGTGCCTCGTGCGGGGTGATCGGCGCCGTCGTCGACGGCGGGTCGCGCGACACGCGCTTCCTGATCGAACGCGACTTCCCCATCTTCTGCCGCTACCTCACCCCGGTCGAGGCGCTGCGGCGCTGGAGCTACTACGACTGGCAGACCACGGTCGCCCTGCGGGGAGCGCTCACGGCGACGGTCACCGTCTCCCCGGGCGACTTCGTGTTCGGCGACATCGACGGCGTGGTCATCGTTCCGCGTGACGTCGTGGTCGAGGTGCTCGAGCGCACCGAGGCGCTCATCACGGAGGAGAACGAGACCCGCGGGGAGTTCGAGTCGGGGGCCGACCCGGTGCAGGTGTACCGCAAGCACGGTCGCCTCTGA
- a CDS encoding IclR family transcriptional regulator gives MEDAPAPSSRTLTRGLAVLEIVAASEGIGVSEIASRVDFDKGTVSRLLATLRRLGYVNQRADRLFEIGSKAAWLAGSYDSRLDLIRRAAAQHLAELCARTRETVHLAVREGVFVVYIAQEQPDREVRVDSAIGRRLPLHLTAMGRAFLAALEPAERAALLATLRAESPSPLDERGLDDDVSAAARRGWAAIDRDDEVTRLAAVVTRGDGPAVAALALSGPSYRVDPHVDELGDLVVGAAERIGAALDAP, from the coding sequence GTGGAAGACGCACCGGCACCCTCGAGCCGCACCCTCACCCGCGGGCTCGCCGTGCTCGAGATCGTGGCGGCCTCCGAGGGCATCGGCGTCTCGGAGATCGCCTCCCGCGTCGACTTCGACAAGGGCACGGTCTCCCGGCTGCTCGCGACCCTGCGACGCCTGGGCTACGTGAATCAGCGCGCAGACCGTCTGTTCGAGATCGGCAGCAAAGCCGCCTGGCTCGCGGGCAGCTACGACAGCCGGCTCGACCTCATCCGGCGTGCAGCGGCCCAGCATCTCGCCGAGCTGTGCGCGCGCACGCGCGAGACCGTGCACCTGGCCGTGCGGGAGGGCGTCTTCGTCGTCTACATCGCGCAGGAACAGCCCGATCGTGAGGTGCGGGTCGACTCCGCCATCGGGCGACGACTCCCGCTTCACCTCACGGCGATGGGCCGCGCCTTCCTCGCGGCGCTCGAGCCGGCCGAACGGGCCGCCCTGCTCGCGACACTGCGGGCCGAATCGCCGAGTCCGCTCGACGAGCGCGGCCTCGACGACGACGTCTCGGCGGCGGCCCGGCGCGGATGGGCGGCGATCGACCGCGACGACGAGGTCACCCGGCTCGCCGCGGTGGTGACCCGCGGCGACGGCCCGGCCGTTGCCGCACTCGCACTGTCGGGACCGTCGTACCGGGTCGACCCGCACGTCGACGAGCTCGGGGACCTGGTCGTCGGGGCCGCCGAGCGGATCGGCGCAGCACTCGACGCTCCCTGA
- a CDS encoding sugar phosphate isomerase/epimerase, with amino-acid sequence MSRAPSIQLYTLREHLEADLPGTLDALAARGFTEVEPFRFPERAGELRPALAAAGLSTPTLHGRLLTEGVDPLRVLDAAAGFGPATVVEPLVDASRWATADEVRRTADALNTLVDEAAARGLSLAYHNHWWETEYRVEGEVALEYFAAHLAPDVGLELDIYWALVGGVDPVALLQRLGDRVVALHVKDGSLGKDGSGQSALGTGSVPVVEALRAAPGPRRVLELDFFDGDVWEPVDAGRAFLEQHDGR; translated from the coding sequence GTGAGCCGCGCCCCGTCCATCCAGCTCTACACGCTCCGCGAGCACCTCGAGGCCGACCTCCCCGGCACACTCGACGCGCTCGCCGCGCGCGGCTTCACCGAGGTCGAGCCGTTCCGCTTCCCCGAACGCGCCGGGGAGTTGCGCCCGGCGCTCGCCGCGGCGGGGCTCTCGACGCCGACCCTGCACGGGAGGCTGCTCACGGAGGGTGTCGACCCGCTGCGCGTGCTCGATGCGGCCGCCGGGTTCGGCCCCGCCACGGTCGTCGAGCCGCTCGTCGATGCCTCGCGGTGGGCCACCGCCGACGAGGTGCGCCGAACAGCGGATGCTCTCAACACGCTCGTAGACGAGGCGGCGGCCCGCGGGCTGTCGCTGGCCTATCACAACCACTGGTGGGAGACGGAGTATCGCGTCGAGGGCGAGGTGGCGCTCGAGTACTTCGCCGCACACCTCGCTCCCGACGTCGGTCTCGAGCTCGACATCTACTGGGCGCTGGTCGGCGGGGTCGACCCGGTGGCCCTGCTGCAGCGGCTCGGCGACCGCGTGGTCGCGCTGCACGTGAAAGACGGGTCGCTCGGCAAGGACGGTTCTGGCCAATCGGCGCTCGGCACCGGGTCGGTTCCCGTGGTGGAGGCGCTCCGCGCAGCACCCGGGCCGCGACGGGTGCTCGAGCTCGACTTCTTCGACGGCGATGTCTGGGAGCCCGTCGACGCGGGCCGCGCCTTCCTCGAGCAGCACGACGGGCGCTGA
- a CDS encoding SDR family NAD(P)-dependent oxidoreductase, with product MPRRRASEFEGLAALVAGGTAGIGAAIADALEAEGCRVLRHGLADGDLVADLSQAGSGEALGLRALAAGPVDILVHSASVQLPAEWRATSPAELELQYRVNVSEPFGLVRSLLPGMIDRGWGRILAIGSVQQSRPHPRMIGYAASKAAQFSIVRNLASQVAGRGVTVNSLSPGVVETDRNREALADAHYRRSLLDSIPAGRLGEPGDCAAAALLLCSRRSGYVTGQDLVVDGGLTL from the coding sequence ATGCCGCGTCGACGGGCGAGTGAGTTCGAAGGGCTCGCCGCCCTCGTCGCCGGGGGCACGGCGGGCATCGGCGCCGCCATCGCCGACGCCCTCGAGGCGGAGGGGTGCCGCGTTCTGCGCCACGGCCTCGCCGACGGCGACCTCGTCGCCGACCTGTCCCAGGCGGGCTCGGGTGAGGCGCTCGGGCTCCGGGCACTGGCCGCCGGCCCGGTCGACATCCTCGTGCACAGCGCATCCGTGCAGCTGCCGGCCGAGTGGCGGGCGACGTCGCCCGCCGAACTCGAGCTGCAGTATCGCGTCAACGTCAGTGAGCCCTTCGGGCTCGTGCGCAGTCTCCTGCCCGGGATGATCGACCGCGGCTGGGGGCGCATCCTGGCCATCGGCAGCGTGCAGCAGTCCCGTCCGCATCCGCGCATGATCGGCTATGCCGCGAGCAAGGCCGCACAATTCTCGATCGTGCGCAATCTCGCGTCGCAGGTCGCCGGCCGGGGCGTCACGGTGAACAGCCTCTCGCCGGGGGTCGTCGAGACCGATCGCAACCGCGAGGCGCTCGCCGATGCCCACTATCGCCGCAGCCTCCTCGATTCCATCCCTGCGGGCCGCTTGGGGGAGCCGGGCGATTGCGCCGCCGCCGCACTGCTGCTGTGCTCTCGTCGTTCCGGCTACGTCACCGGACAAGACCTCGTCGTCGACGGAGGGCTCACCCTCTGA
- a CDS encoding glycoside hydrolase family 13 protein, translating into MTISAPTTARTDDRLEESAWWRTAVIYQVYPRSFADSNGDGIGDLAGITRRLEHLADLGVDAVWLSPFFTSPQNDGGYDVADYCDVDPLFGTLDDFDEMLAEAHRHGLRVIIDIVPNHSSDQHPWFQRALASPPGSAARDRYLFRAGRGPDGSLPPSNWQSTFGGPAWSRLPDGDWYLHIFDSTQPDLNWRNPAVRADFVDILRFWLDRGVDGFRVDVAHGMIKAEDFPDYHPQELLPLVGVDPTVGLTKEGPNPPYMLQEGLHEIWREWRAVLDEYDGDRVLCAEAWVEPLQRLADWVRPDEMHQAFNFSYLETPWEAPALRTVIDDSITSFESVGAPSTWVLSNHDVIRHASRLGLVTPVPQGEGLGPRTAPLVDPELGARRARAASLLMLALPGSAYLYQGEELGLPEAVDLPDEARRDPSWFRTAGEKYGRDGCRVPIPWEAEAPAFGFSPSGASWLPQPVAWAPLARDRQRGRAGSTLELYRAALALRRRHRLAQGSIRWLSAPGDELLMLRNNGVRVVANLGGEAVALPPQRVLATSAAPGDASAGAVIPPDTTVWLEEDA; encoded by the coding sequence ATGACCATCTCGGCCCCGACGACCGCCCGCACCGACGATCGCCTCGAGGAGTCCGCCTGGTGGCGCACCGCGGTCATCTACCAGGTCTACCCGCGCTCCTTCGCCGATTCGAACGGCGACGGCATCGGCGACCTGGCCGGCATCACGAGGCGACTCGAGCACCTCGCCGACCTCGGCGTCGACGCCGTGTGGCTGTCCCCCTTCTTCACCTCGCCGCAGAACGACGGCGGCTACGACGTGGCCGACTACTGCGACGTCGACCCGCTGTTCGGCACCCTCGACGATTTCGACGAGATGCTCGCCGAGGCGCACCGGCACGGTCTCCGCGTCATCATCGACATCGTCCCGAACCACAGCTCCGACCAGCATCCGTGGTTCCAGCGGGCACTCGCCTCGCCGCCCGGGTCGGCAGCTCGCGACCGCTACCTGTTCCGCGCGGGCCGGGGCCCCGACGGGTCCCTCCCGCCGAGCAACTGGCAGTCGACCTTCGGCGGCCCGGCCTGGAGCAGGCTGCCCGACGGCGACTGGTACCTGCACATCTTCGACTCGACCCAGCCCGACCTCAACTGGCGGAACCCCGCCGTGCGCGCCGACTTCGTCGACATCCTGCGGTTCTGGCTCGACCGGGGGGTCGACGGCTTCCGCGTCGACGTGGCGCACGGCATGATCAAGGCCGAGGACTTCCCCGACTACCACCCGCAGGAGCTCCTCCCCCTGGTCGGCGTCGACCCGACGGTGGGCCTGACCAAGGAGGGCCCGAACCCGCCGTACATGCTGCAGGAGGGGCTGCACGAGATCTGGCGGGAGTGGCGCGCCGTGCTCGACGAGTACGACGGCGACCGCGTGCTCTGCGCCGAAGCGTGGGTGGAGCCGCTGCAGCGCCTCGCCGACTGGGTGCGTCCCGACGAGATGCACCAGGCCTTCAACTTCTCGTACCTCGAGACGCCGTGGGAGGCACCCGCACTCCGCACGGTGATCGACGACTCCATCACGTCGTTCGAGTCGGTCGGTGCGCCGAGCACCTGGGTGCTGTCGAACCACGACGTCATCCGCCATGCCAGCCGGCTCGGACTCGTCACCCCGGTGCCGCAGGGCGAGGGCCTCGGGCCGCGCACAGCTCCCCTGGTCGACCCGGAGCTCGGCGCCCGCCGGGCCCGTGCCGCCTCGCTCCTCATGCTCGCCCTCCCCGGCAGCGCCTACCTCTACCAAGGCGAGGAGCTCGGGTTGCCCGAAGCGGTCGACCTCCCCGACGAGGCGCGGCGTGATCCCTCCTGGTTCCGCACCGCGGGTGAGAAGTACGGACGAGACGGATGCCGCGTGCCCATCCCCTGGGAGGCCGAAGCGCCGGCCTTCGGCTTCAGCCCGAGCGGGGCGAGCTGGCTTCCGCAGCCCGTCGCCTGGGCACCCCTGGCCCGAGACCGTCAGCGCGGTCGTGCCGGCAGCACGCTCGAGCTGTATCGCGCCGCTCTGGCGCTGCGGCGGCGGCACCGGCTGGCGCAGGGCTCGATCCGGTGGCTCTCGGCACCCGGCGACGAGCTGCTGATGCTGCGCAACAATGGGGTGAGGGTCGTGGCGAACCTCGGTGGCGAGGCCGTCGCCCTGCCGCCACAGCGCGTGCTCGCGACATCCGCCGCACCCGGCGACGCCTCGGCGGGAGCGGTCATCCCGCCCGACACCACGGTCTGGCTCGAGGAGGACGCATGA
- a CDS encoding carbohydrate ABC transporter permease — MASTMMRTETSDAEPAPAGEAKAPASPAPRRRPRRRVAWWAYLVLAPTIALLAVFGYYPGLSGMFYSFFDWRPAFDSTFIGLENYQRMLTDPVWLQSFANLGAIFLASVTLMWIFPLIAAELVISLRSTRLQFLFRTLLIVPLAFPGVVTVLLWGFIYDPNSGVLNELLSSLGLEALRGNWLGNPQTALLALIFVQFPWVASLPFLIFLTGLQNIPGEVFEAAAIDGANRWQRFVHLDLPLLFGQVRVLFFLAIVQVLQFGFSAYLLTGGGPDNATMVPVIRALDMAFGASEWGYAAALSTTLFVLILLLSLASLLVGRGKKGNVDVD, encoded by the coding sequence ATGGCATCGACGATGATGAGAACCGAGACGAGCGACGCGGAGCCCGCACCAGCCGGGGAGGCGAAAGCGCCCGCGTCTCCGGCGCCGCGCCGCCGCCCGAGGCGCCGGGTGGCCTGGTGGGCCTATCTGGTGCTCGCGCCCACCATCGCGCTGCTCGCCGTCTTCGGGTACTACCCGGGCCTGTCGGGCATGTTCTACTCGTTCTTCGACTGGCGGCCGGCCTTCGACTCCACCTTCATCGGCCTGGAGAACTACCAGCGCATGCTCACCGACCCGGTGTGGCTGCAGTCGTTCGCCAACCTCGGGGCCATCTTCCTGGCCTCCGTGACCCTGATGTGGATCTTCCCGCTCATCGCGGCCGAGCTCGTCATCTCGCTGCGCAGCACGCGCCTGCAATTCCTGTTCCGCACCCTGCTCATCGTCCCGCTCGCCTTCCCGGGTGTCGTCACCGTGCTGCTCTGGGGCTTCATCTACGACCCGAACTCCGGCGTGCTGAACGAGCTGCTGTCATCGCTGGGGCTCGAGGCCCTCCGCGGCAACTGGCTCGGCAACCCGCAGACGGCGCTGCTCGCGCTCATCTTCGTGCAGTTCCCCTGGGTCGCGTCGCTGCCGTTCCTCATCTTCCTCACGGGCCTCCAGAACATCCCCGGCGAAGTGTTCGAGGCCGCGGCGATCGACGGTGCCAACCGCTGGCAGCGTTTCGTGCACCTCGACCTCCCGCTGCTGTTCGGGCAGGTGAGGGTGCTGTTCTTCCTGGCCATCGTGCAGGTGCTGCAGTTCGGCTTCTCCGCCTACCTGCTCACCGGGGGCGGGCCCGACAACGCCACGATGGTGCCGGTCATCCGTGCCCTCGACATGGCGTTCGGCGCCAGCGAGTGGGGCTACGCCGCTGCGCTGTCGACCACCCTGTTCGTGTTAATCCTCCTGCTCAGCCTCGCGTCGCTGCTGGTCGGACGGGGCAAGAAAGGAAACGTCGATGTCGACTGA
- a CDS encoding ABC transporter substrate-binding protein, whose translation MKPRTVRRVAAAATAAILGVTLAACTGSSDSSADKVTITVAGPNQWNSDPSSFGPEWEAQVARFEELEPDIDVETTVLPLSSFSDTLATQLSAGTAPELVFNQAPHQPYMVHSLNDYLAAPNPYVEGNEAWIDVFNPDLFGPNNPVTYNTEGNNEFIPFNVFIPVIYYNAEIFEEVGVEAPIETWADLVSASEKLKAAGYTPFAADNAPQGLMWTLEVIADQLVTHAVYDTLNVFDAKGEPGTNNALTSKDWARGVLTGEVKATEIPQLRESLELLKQFYTDFATPNWSGVTGTGAAVINQADFVSGKAAMAWGSSFGYSTVQSEADFTVSAMPFPTITSETTEYADGINARYGASIYGTAYVIPANIEGPKLDAAVKFLQYMTAPDKASEWLADTGSLSALNDAAVPENLQAFTGSDWLQPRQLGGAAIYPPEGTDGQDLYGGYLLGTKDTDQMLADLQASWEQVAAQNVKKGGWTEDWAQG comes from the coding sequence ATGAAGCCTCGCACAGTCCGCCGTGTGGCGGCAGCCGCCACAGCGGCGATCCTGGGTGTCACCCTAGCCGCCTGCACGGGCAGCTCCGACTCCTCGGCCGACAAGGTCACGATCACCGTCGCCGGCCCCAACCAGTGGAACTCCGACCCCTCCTCGTTCGGGCCCGAATGGGAGGCCCAGGTCGCCCGCTTCGAGGAGCTCGAGCCCGACATCGACGTCGAGACCACGGTGCTCCCGCTCTCGTCGTTCAGCGACACGCTGGCCACCCAGCTGTCGGCGGGAACCGCCCCCGAGCTGGTCTTCAACCAGGCGCCCCACCAGCCCTACATGGTGCACTCGCTGAACGACTACCTGGCGGCACCGAACCCCTACGTCGAGGGCAACGAGGCCTGGATCGACGTGTTCAACCCCGACCTGTTCGGCCCGAACAACCCCGTCACGTACAACACCGAGGGCAACAACGAGTTCATCCCGTTCAACGTCTTCATCCCGGTGATCTACTACAACGCCGAGATCTTCGAGGAGGTGGGCGTCGAGGCGCCGATCGAGACCTGGGCCGACCTGGTCTCGGCCTCCGAGAAGCTGAAGGCCGCCGGCTACACGCCGTTCGCCGCCGACAACGCTCCGCAGGGCCTCATGTGGACACTCGAGGTGATCGCCGACCAGCTCGTGACCCATGCCGTCTACGACACCCTCAACGTCTTCGACGCCAAGGGCGAGCCCGGCACGAACAACGCCCTGACCTCGAAGGACTGGGCCCGCGGCGTGCTCACCGGCGAGGTGAAGGCGACCGAGATCCCCCAACTGCGGGAGTCGCTCGAACTGCTCAAGCAGTTCTACACCGACTTCGCCACGCCGAACTGGTCGGGCGTCACCGGCACCGGCGCCGCGGTCATCAACCAGGCCGACTTCGTCAGCGGCAAGGCGGCGATGGCGTGGGGTTCGTCGTTCGGCTACTCCACGGTGCAGAGCGAGGCCGACTTCACCGTCTCGGCGATGCCCTTCCCGACCATCACGAGCGAGACGACCGAGTACGCCGACGGCATCAACGCCCGCTACGGCGCCTCGATCTACGGCACGGCCTACGTCATTCCGGCGAACATCGAGGGACCGAAGCTCGACGCCGCGGTGAAGTTCCTGCAGTACATGACCGCTCCCGACAAGGCCTCGGAGTGGCTCGCCGACACCGGCAGCCTCTCGGCGCTGAACGACGCCGCGGTGCCCGAGAACCTGCAGGCGTTCACCGGCAGCGACTGGCTCCAGCCCCGTCAGCTCGGCGGCGCCGCCATCTACCCGCCGGAGGGCACCGACGGTCAAGACCTCTACGGGGGCTACCTGCTCGGCACGAAGGACACCGATCAGATGCTCGCCGACCTGCAGGCCTCGTGGGAGCAGGTCGCGGCCCAGAACGTGAAGAAGGGCGGCTGGACCGAGGACTGGGCGCAGGGCTGA
- a CDS encoding acetylxylan esterase produces MPHTDLPLDELRQYRPEPPEVPGFDDFWASTLREARRVPMRPRLVEVDAGLPLLEVSDVTFPGFGGHPVRGWYLRPRGAERLPVVVTFQGYGGGRGHAHEWTMFPSAGYAHFVMDSRGQGSGHRVGVTPDPAGSGPHAAGLVTSGIESPHGYYYRRLYTDAARAIEAAAILPGVDPARVVASGASQGGALALAASVLTADLQYAPIGAMIDVPFLQHIRRAVRITASATGYGEIVRYLSVHRGAERVAMETLDHVDGLGFAARATVPALWSVGLMDDVCPPSTVFASYNTYAGPKQIAVYPFNAHEGGSTHHQGEQLGFLADLVG; encoded by the coding sequence ATGCCTCACACCGATCTCCCGCTCGACGAGCTGCGACAGTATCGCCCCGAGCCTCCCGAGGTTCCCGGCTTCGACGACTTCTGGGCGTCGACCCTCCGGGAGGCGCGGCGGGTGCCGATGCGGCCGCGGCTCGTCGAGGTCGACGCCGGTCTGCCGCTCCTCGAGGTCAGCGACGTGACGTTCCCGGGCTTCGGCGGCCACCCTGTCCGCGGCTGGTACCTCCGCCCAAGGGGGGCGGAGCGTCTCCCGGTCGTCGTGACGTTCCAGGGGTATGGCGGTGGGCGCGGTCATGCCCACGAATGGACCATGTTCCCCTCCGCCGGGTACGCGCACTTCGTGATGGACTCGCGCGGGCAGGGGTCGGGGCACCGGGTCGGTGTGACTCCCGACCCCGCCGGCTCAGGCCCCCATGCAGCCGGCCTCGTGACCAGCGGGATCGAATCCCCTCACGGGTACTACTACCGACGCCTCTACACCGATGCGGCGCGCGCGATCGAAGCGGCGGCCATCCTCCCGGGAGTCGACCCGGCGCGCGTGGTCGCCTCGGGCGCAAGCCAGGGCGGTGCGCTCGCGCTGGCAGCATCCGTGCTGACGGCCGACCTGCAGTACGCCCCGATCGGGGCGATGATCGACGTGCCGTTCCTCCAGCACATCCGCCGTGCGGTGCGCATCACCGCATCGGCGACCGGGTACGGCGAGATCGTGCGCTACCTCAGCGTGCACCGTGGGGCGGAGCGGGTGGCGATGGAGACCCTCGATCACGTCGACGGGCTCGGCTTCGCCGCCCGTGCCACGGTGCCGGCCCTGTGGTCGGTGGGACTGATGGACGACGTCTGCCCGCCCTCGACGGTCTTCGCCTCCTACAACACCTACGCCGGGCCCAAGCAGATCGCGGTCTACCCCTTCAACGCCCACGAGGGCGGGAGCACCCACCACCAGGGCGAGCAGCTCGGATTCCTCGCCGACCTCGTGGGCTGA